A part of Arachis hypogaea cultivar Tifrunner chromosome 12, arahy.Tifrunner.gnm2.J5K5, whole genome shotgun sequence genomic DNA contains:
- the LOC112728574 gene encoding endoglucanase 17 isoform X1, which translates to MAFFVSSITTLFSLFTITCISIVTLPHCDAFPLHYNHHPLLHPHHHHPHIASHNYRDALTKSIMFFEGQRSGKLPPNQRMSWRRDSGLYDGSALHVDLVGGYYDAGDNVKFGFPMAFTITMLSWSVLEFGGLMRGELQNAREAIHWGTDYLLKATAYPNTIFVQVGDAKKDHACWERPEDMDTPRSVFKIDANNPGSEVAAETAAALAAASLVFRRSDPMYSKILARRAIKVFQFADKYRGSYSNALKPVVCPYYCSYSGYQDELLWGAAWLHKATKNPMYLNYIQVNGQILGAAEYDNTFGWDNKHVGARILLSKEFLVQKEQSLHDYKGHADNFVCSLIPGSSSAEYTPGGLLFKMSDSNMQYVTSTSFLLLAYAKYLTSSHTVVNCGGTTVTPNMLRRIAKKQVDYLLGDNPLKMSYMVGYGPRYPQRIHHRGSSLPSIAVHPGKIQCSAGFTVMNSQSPNPNILVGAIVGGPDLHDRFPDQRSDYEQSEPATYINAPLVGTLAYLAHSFGQL; encoded by the exons AtggctttctttgtttcttccatCACTACTTTGTTCTCTCTTTTCACCATCACTTGTATTTCCATTGTTACTCTTCCACATTGTGATGCTTTTCCATTACATTACAATCACCACCCTTTGTTGCACCCTCACCACCATCACCCTCACATTGCTAGTCACAATTACAGAGATGCCCTCACAAAATCTATAATGTTCTTTGAAGGCCAGAGGTCTGGTAAGCTCCCTCCTAACCAGAGAATGTCTTGGAGGAGAGATTCTGGTCTCTATGATGGCTCAGCTCTTCAT GTTGATTTGGTTGGAGGGTACTATGATGCTGGGGACAATGTGAAGTTTGGATTTCCAATGGCATTCACCATAACCATGTTGTCATGGAGTGTTCTTGAGTTTGGTGGACTAATGAGAGGAGAGTTGCAGAATGCAAGAGAAGCAATTCATTGGGGGACTGATTATCTTCTCAAAGCTACTGCATATCCAAACACCATTTTTGTTCAG GTGGGAGATGCTAAGAAGGACCATGCTTGTTGGGAGAGACCAGAGGACATGGACACACCAAGAAGTGTGTTCAAGATTGATGCAAACAACCCTGGTTCAGAAGTTGCTGCTGAAACTGCTGCAGCTCTTGCAGCAGCTTCCCTTGTTTTCAGAAGAAGTGACCCCATGTACTCCAAGATTTTGGCCAGAAGGGCCATTAAG GTCTTCCAATTTGCTGATAAATATAGAGGATCATACAGCAATGCATTGAAGCCTGTTGTGTGCCCCTATTATTGCTCTTACTCTGGTTATCAG GATGAGTTGTTGTGGGGTGCTGCTTGGTTGCACAAGGCCACCAAGAATCCAATGTATCTTAACTACATTCAAGTCAATGGTCAGATCCTTGGTGCTGCAGAGTATGATAACACTTTTGGGTGGGATAACAAGCATGTTGGGGCAAGGATACTTCTTTCCAAG GAATTTCTTGTCCAAAAGGAGCAATCACTCCATGACTACAAGGGGCATGCAGACAATTTTGTTTGTTCCTTAATCCCTGGGTCCTCTTCTGCTGAATATACCCCAG GTGGACTATTGTTCAAAATGAGTGATAGCAACATGCAATATGTGACATCTACCTCTTTCTTACTGTTAGCATATGCCAAATACTTGACTTCTTCACATACAGTTGTTAACTGTGGTGGAACAACAGTAACACCAAACATGCTCAGAAGAATTGCCAAGAAACAG gTGGATTACTTGCTAGGAGATAACCCTTTGAAGATGTCCTACATGGTAGGGTATGGTCCAAGGTACCCTCAAAGGATACACCACAGAGGCTCATCTCTACCCTCCATTGCAGTTCACCCTGGGAAGATCCAATGTTCAGCAGGGTTCACTGTGATGAACTCACAATCCCCGAATCCTAACATTCTTGTAGGTGCTATTGTTGGTGGACCTGATCTTCATGATAGGTTCCCTGATCAACGGTCAGATTATGAACAATCTGAGCCAGCTACTTATATCAATGCACCACTTGTTGGAACACTAGCTTATCTTGCACACTCATTTGGTCAACTCTAG
- the LOC112728574 gene encoding endoglucanase 17 isoform X2, giving the protein MLFHYPHIASHNYRDALTKSIMFFEGQRSGKLPPNQRMSWRRDSGLYDGSALHVDLVGGYYDAGDNVKFGFPMAFTITMLSWSVLEFGGLMRGELQNAREAIHWGTDYLLKATAYPNTIFVQVGDAKKDHACWERPEDMDTPRSVFKIDANNPGSEVAAETAAALAAASLVFRRSDPMYSKILARRAIKVFQFADKYRGSYSNALKPVVCPYYCSYSGYQDELLWGAAWLHKATKNPMYLNYIQVNGQILGAAEYDNTFGWDNKHVGARILLSKEFLVQKEQSLHDYKGHADNFVCSLIPGSSSAEYTPGGLLFKMSDSNMQYVTSTSFLLLAYAKYLTSSHTVVNCGGTTVTPNMLRRIAKKQVDYLLGDNPLKMSYMVGYGPRYPQRIHHRGSSLPSIAVHPGKIQCSAGFTVMNSQSPNPNILVGAIVGGPDLHDRFPDQRSDYEQSEPATYINAPLVGTLAYLAHSFGQL; this is encoded by the exons ATGCTTTTCCATTAC CCTCACATTGCTAGTCACAATTACAGAGATGCCCTCACAAAATCTATAATGTTCTTTGAAGGCCAGAGGTCTGGTAAGCTCCCTCCTAACCAGAGAATGTCTTGGAGGAGAGATTCTGGTCTCTATGATGGCTCAGCTCTTCAT GTTGATTTGGTTGGAGGGTACTATGATGCTGGGGACAATGTGAAGTTTGGATTTCCAATGGCATTCACCATAACCATGTTGTCATGGAGTGTTCTTGAGTTTGGTGGACTAATGAGAGGAGAGTTGCAGAATGCAAGAGAAGCAATTCATTGGGGGACTGATTATCTTCTCAAAGCTACTGCATATCCAAACACCATTTTTGTTCAG GTGGGAGATGCTAAGAAGGACCATGCTTGTTGGGAGAGACCAGAGGACATGGACACACCAAGAAGTGTGTTCAAGATTGATGCAAACAACCCTGGTTCAGAAGTTGCTGCTGAAACTGCTGCAGCTCTTGCAGCAGCTTCCCTTGTTTTCAGAAGAAGTGACCCCATGTACTCCAAGATTTTGGCCAGAAGGGCCATTAAG GTCTTCCAATTTGCTGATAAATATAGAGGATCATACAGCAATGCATTGAAGCCTGTTGTGTGCCCCTATTATTGCTCTTACTCTGGTTATCAG GATGAGTTGTTGTGGGGTGCTGCTTGGTTGCACAAGGCCACCAAGAATCCAATGTATCTTAACTACATTCAAGTCAATGGTCAGATCCTTGGTGCTGCAGAGTATGATAACACTTTTGGGTGGGATAACAAGCATGTTGGGGCAAGGATACTTCTTTCCAAG GAATTTCTTGTCCAAAAGGAGCAATCACTCCATGACTACAAGGGGCATGCAGACAATTTTGTTTGTTCCTTAATCCCTGGGTCCTCTTCTGCTGAATATACCCCAG GTGGACTATTGTTCAAAATGAGTGATAGCAACATGCAATATGTGACATCTACCTCTTTCTTACTGTTAGCATATGCCAAATACTTGACTTCTTCACATACAGTTGTTAACTGTGGTGGAACAACAGTAACACCAAACATGCTCAGAAGAATTGCCAAGAAACAG gTGGATTACTTGCTAGGAGATAACCCTTTGAAGATGTCCTACATGGTAGGGTATGGTCCAAGGTACCCTCAAAGGATACACCACAGAGGCTCATCTCTACCCTCCATTGCAGTTCACCCTGGGAAGATCCAATGTTCAGCAGGGTTCACTGTGATGAACTCACAATCCCCGAATCCTAACATTCTTGTAGGTGCTATTGTTGGTGGACCTGATCTTCATGATAGGTTCCCTGATCAACGGTCAGATTATGAACAATCTGAGCCAGCTACTTATATCAATGCACCACTTGTTGGAACACTAGCTTATCTTGCACACTCATTTGGTCAACTCTAG
- the LOC112728576 gene encoding F-box protein At3g58530: MEETETEKEIEEGKDAIWCRETVPQVMKLVCSSLPLTLSQTDLISLLLVSPWLNRTLLSSQPLWQSLSFRESNNAGNRLIAALSLPRYRHVKKIDLEFGRDVEDSHLILIKQKCFESLQCLESLNLNGCQKISDTGIEAITSCCPQLKIFSIYWNVRVTDTGLKQTVQNCKYIVDLNISGCKNISDRGLQCVAENYPELVSLNLTRCIKITDDGLKQLLHKCLSLQSLNLYALSSFTDEAYKKICLLEHLKFLDLCGAQNLSDEGLSYISKSKNLASLNLTWCVRVTDKGVISIAQNCTSLEFLSLFGITGVTDKCLEELSKSCSDKITTLDVNGCIGIKRRSREELLRLFPNLKCFKVHS, encoded by the exons ATGGAGGAAACAGAAACggaaaaagaaattgaagaaggaaaGGATGCAATTTGGTGCAGAGAAACAGTTCCACAGGTTATGAAGCTTGTTTGTTCATCGCTGCCTCTCACTCTCTCTCAGACTGACCTCATCTCTCTCCTCCTCGTCAGTCCATGGCTCAATCGCACCCTTCTCTCTTCTCAACCTCTTTGGCAG TCACTCAGTTTTCGAGAGTCAAATAATGCTGGGAATCGCCTTATTGCTGCTCTTTCTCTG CCTAGATATCGCCATGTAAAGAAGATTGACCTAGAATTTGGGCGAGACGTTGAAGACTCGCATCTCATCCTTATTAAGCAAAAG TGCTTTGAATCTCTTCAATGCTTGGAGTCTTTAAATCTCAATGGCTGCCAAAAAATCTCAGATACAGGAATTGAAGCAATAACCAGTTGCTGCCCTCAGCTGAAAATCTTTTCCATCTACTGGAATGTGAG GGTGACAGATACAGGACTGAAACAAACAGTTCAGAACTGCAAATACATAGTTGATTTGAACATAAGTGGCTGTAAG AATATATCAGACCGTGGCTTACAATGTGTTGCTGAGAATTATCCAGAACTAGTGTCACTGAATCTGACTAG GTGCATCAAGATAACAGATGATGGGTTGAAGCAATTATTGCACAAATGCCTATCTCTTCAGAGTTTGAATCTCTATGCATTGTCTAG TTTCACAGATGAAGCTTACAAGAAAATATGCCTTCTGGAGCATCTCAAGTTTTTGGATCTCTGTGGTGCACAG AATCTTTCAGATGAAGGACTTTCCTATATTTCTAAGTCCAAGAACCTTGCATCTCTGAATCTGACATG GTGTGTCCGAGTGACTGATAAAGGAGTTATATCCATTGCACAAAACTGTACCTCTCTTGAATTTCTAAG CTTGTTTGGAATAACTGGTGTGACTGATAAATGCCTGGAGGAACTCTCAAAGTCCTGTTCTGACAAAATTACAACTCTTGATGTGAATGGCTGTATAGGAATCAAG AGACGGAGCCGCGAAGAATTGCTACGGTTGTTTCCAAACTTGAAATGCTTTAAGGTGCATAGTTGA
- the LOC112728570 gene encoding DEAD-box ATP-dependent RNA helicase 37 yields MRTSWADSADNSATRSSNTHAQSNRAAYVPPHLRNRQMTSEPPVPSNSAAALPANDRSSYGGPTASSYGGSSFNKPDFGRQGYGSGFQTGGGGGGAWNNNRGGGRDRGRREANPFENDDAADQSIGEQENTGINFDAYDDIPVETSGENVPPPVNTFAEIDLGETLNQNIKRCKYVKPTPVQRYAIPISLAGRDLMACAQTGSGKTAAFCFPIISGIMREPFVQRPRVGRTAYPLALILSPTRELSCQIHDEAKKFSYQTGVKVVVAYGGAPINQQLRELERGVDILVATPGRLVDLLERARVSLQMIRYLALDEADRMLDMGFEPQIRKIVEQMDMPPPGMRQTLLFSATFPKEIQRLASDFLSSYVFLAVGRVGSSTDLIAQRVEYVLESDKRSHLMDLLHAQRETGIDGKQGLTLVFVETKKGADALEHCLCVNGFPATSIHGDRTQQERELALRSFKSGNTPILVATDVAARGLDIPRVAHVVNFDLPNDIDDYVHRIGRTGRAGKMGLATAFFNESNLSLAKPLADLMQEANQEVPAWLTRYAAKASYGGGNRNRRTGGSRFGGRDFRREGSFNKGTDYYGGGGTGGHGVPGSYGGGYGQGVTSAWD; encoded by the exons ATGAGAACTTCTTGGGCAGATTCTGCTGACAATTCAGCCACTCGTTCTTCCAATACCCATGCGCAGTCTAACCGGGCTGCATATGTTCCGCCTCATCTTCGCAACCGGCAAATGACTTCTGAGCCTCCTGTACCATCGAATTCAGCAGCTGCTTTGCCAGCTAATGATCGGTCGAGTTATGGTGGTCCAACTGCTTCTTCTTATGGGGGAAGTTCCTTTAATAAGCCTGATTTCGGGCGGCAAGGATATGGCTCTGGTTTTCAGaccggtggtggtggtggtggtgcctgGAACAACAATAGAGGAGGAGGGAGGGACCGTGGAAGGCGCGAGGCGAACCCTTTTGAGAATGACGACGCTGCGGATCAGTCAATTGGTGAGCAGGAAAACACAGGGATTAACTTTGATGCCTATGATGATATCCCTGTGGAGACTAGCGGAGAAAATGTGCCTCCACCTGTGAATACATTTGCAGAGATTGACTTGGGAGAGACATTGAATCAGAATATAAAGCGCTGCAAGTATGTGAAGCCAACTCCGGTACAGAGGTATGCCATACCGATATCTCTTGCTGGACGAGATTTGATGGCTTGTGCTCAGACAGGGTCAGGAAAAACTGCTGCCTTTTGCTTCCCTATTATAAGTGGAATAATGAGGGAGCCATTTGTTCAAAGACCCCGTGTAGGACGAACTGCTTACCCACTGGCACTTATCCTCTCCCCTACTAGGGAGCTTTCGTGCCAG ATACATGATGAGGCCAAAAAATTTTCTTACCAGACTGGTGTCAAGGTTGTAGTTGCTTATGGAGGAGCACCAATCAACCAACAG CTGCGGGAGCTTGAGAGAGGAGTTGATATTCTGGTTGCAACTCCAGGGCGATTGGTAGATTTGCTTGAGAGGGCTAGGGTATCGCTGCAGATGATAAGATATTTGGCTCTCGATGAGGCAGATCGTATGCTGGATATGGGTTTTGAGCCTCAAATAAGAAAGATTGTTGAACAAATGGACATGCCCCCACCTGGCATGAGGCAGACACTGCTCTTCAGTGCGACATTTCCAAAAGAGATACAG CGACTTGCATCGGATTTTCTTTCAAGCTATGTGTTTCTGGCTGTTGGAAGGGTTGGTTCAAGTACCGACTTAATCGCTCAGAGAGTAGAATATGTGCTTGAATCAGACAAGAGAAGCCACCTCATGGACCTTCTTCATGCTCAGAGAGAAACTGGTATTGATGGCAAG CAAGGTCTGACATTAGTTTTTGTGGAAACAAAGAAAGGAGCTGATGCACTTGAACACTGCTTGTGTGTCAATGGATTTCCTGCAACTAGCATTCATGGTGACAGAACACAACAA GAAAGAGAACTAGCATTGAGATCATTCAAGAGCGGAAACACACCAATTTTAGTGGCGACGGATGTTGCAGCTCGTGGTCTTGATATTCCAAGGGTGGCACATGTGGTAAACTTTGATCTTCCCAATGACATCGATGATTATGTGCATCGGATAGGAAGAACCGGTCGAGCTGGTAAAATGGGGTTGGCCACAGCCTTCTTCAATGAGAGTAATTTGTCCCTGGCTAAACCATTGGCTGATCTGATGCAAGAGGCGAATCAAGAAGTACCTGCTTGGCTCACACGTTATGCAGCCAAGGCTTCTTACGGCGGTGGCAACAGAAACAGGCGCACAGGTGGATCCCGTTTTGGCGGCCGCGATTTCAGGAGGGAGGGCTCGTTTAACAAAGGAACAGATTACTATGGAGGAGGAGGAACTGGTGGGCATGGGGTTCCGGGCAGTTATGGCGGAGGATATGGTCAAGGCGTGACAAGTGCTTGGGATTAA
- the LOC112728568 gene encoding putative disease resistance RPP13-like protein 1, with protein sequence MAAELVGGAFLSSFLNVLFDRLANDKFVNWIRGKKLDQNLLGRLENILNVVEAVLNDAEKKQITDNAVKRWVKNLQDAVYDADDLLDEVCTKAATQKDPGNFLSHIFNSQDRDMAVTRIEEVIARLEDIAKHKDILGLEKIAAKNMSGRIPSTSLVKKSDMFVGRDRERDTIVKLLLDDTKDGEISVIPIVGMGGIGKTTLTKLVYNDVRVKQKFHVKAWVCVGEEEFDVLKMTKIVIEKTGSSCHSNDLDTVQNHLKDKLEGKKFLVVVDDVWSSNREGWESFLTPFECGSEGGHILVTSRLNSVASMVKTNHIQPLNLSLLHEEDCWLVFAKHAFFPTESRDRSALEIIGRKIVQKCKGLPLAVQTLGGLLRTKDHEREWIDVLNSEIWEFSEDESSILPALRISYYYLPSYLKRCFVYCSLYPKDYEFRREELVLLWMAEDLLQQPKSGSSLEEVGYKYFTDLASRSFFQHSNSGKNSFVMHDLIHDLAIFYGGKFFSRTFELKNAAKHDAYPRHLSYKLCISDSLSKFLEACDNLQHARTLLKINVGTPHDSSNEIDRCRLLAQLKHVRVLSFNFHPFEHISFSLPDSIGDLIHLRYLDLSGTPIVTLPESMSNLYNLQTLKLRECGNLKKLPSKMQDLVNLRHLDITKTKLEEMPKGMSKLKELQMLSYYIVGKHEENGIGELGELVNLRGSFSIEKLENVADSSEAWKARMVDKKYITHLYLWWSSGEDSDIVDSQIEKDVLAKLEPHKDLKRIVIWGYRGTMFPDWVGQSLYHNMTELVLSRCRNCWVLPSLGQLPSLETLVIKELDKLKKIGGSFYKGDGTRQHQETPFRSLKILIIEELPCWEEWESYECDDDDDAPFPKLEKLRISDCPKLRGDLPTFLPSLKSLHISGCEELVCYLPRAPSILNLEIDGKQEARMRDQPLSMLEKVVINGEQLVDSLFEAMTHTQPTSLIELEISGCSSAISFPGDSLPPLLKQLRINNCKNVEFPMQHQQHQSLRSLGIDNSCDSLTSFTLPAFPNLNDLRIERCENLTSLELSHSQSLQYLVIAECPKLEKIIRLPGSLRELRIRKCGLLDEGIERKDPNSHLPVIFVDGNMIDNYSTF encoded by the coding sequence ATGGCTGCAGAACTTGTTGGAGgagcttttctctcttctttcctcaATGTTCTTTTTGACAGGCTGGCCAATGATAAGTTTGTCAACTGGATCCGAGGAAAGAAGCTTGACCAGAATCTGCTTGGAAGGTTGGAGAATATTTTGAACGTGGTTGAAGCTGTGCTGAATGATGCTGAGAAGAAACAGATCACTGACAATGCTGTCAAGAGGTGGGTCAAAAATCTTCAAGATGCTGTCTATGATGCTGATGACTTGTTGGATGAAGTATGCACCAAAGCTGCCACTCAGAAGGATCCAGGTAACTTCCTGTCTCATATCTTCAATTCACAAGATAGGGATATGGCTGTGACTAGGATTGAAGAAGTCATTGCTAGATTAGAGGATATTGCGAAACACAAAGATATCCTTGGTCTGGAAAAGATTGCAGCGAAGAACATGTCAGGGAGGATTCCATCAACCTCACTAGTTAAAAAATCTGATATGTTTGTTGGCAGGGACAGAGAGAGGGATACCATAGTGAAATTGTTGTTAGATGATACTAAAGATGGTGAAATATCTGTGATTCCCATCGTGGGCATGGGTGGGATAGGAAAAACTACTCTGACAAAATTGGTTTATAATGATGTCAGAGTGAAACAAAAATTTCATGTTAAAGCATGGGTTTGTGTTGGTGAGGaggaatttgatgttcttaagATGACAAAAATTGTGATAGAGAAAACTGGTAGTTCTTGTCACTCGAATGATTTAGATACAGTTCAAAATCATTTGAAGGATAAGCTAGAAGGGAAGAAATTCTTGGTTGTTGTAGATGATGTATGGAGCAGTAATCGTGAGGGTTGGGAAAGTTTTCTAACtccttttgaatgtggaagtgagGGAGGTCATATTCTTGTAACATCCCGCCTTAATTCAGTTGCTTCTATGGTGAAAACTAATCATATTCAACCTCTCAATTTGAGTTTGTTGCATGAGGAAGATTGTTGGTTAGTGTTTGCAAAACATGCATTTTTTCCTACTGAGTCTAGAGACCGTTCCGCTCTAGAAATTATTGGTAGAAAAATTGTTCAAAAGTGTAAAGGGTTACCTTTGGCTGTCCAAACACTTGGGGGCTTATTAAGGACAAAAGATCATGAGAGGGAATGGATTGATGTTTTGAATAGCGAGATTTGGGAGTTTTCAGAAGATGAGAGTAGTATTCTTCCAGCATTAAGAATTAGTTATTACTATCTCCCTTCGTACTTAAAACGTTGCTTTGTTTATTGTTCTTTATACCCAAAGGATTACGAATTCAGAAGGGAGGAACTGGTGTTATTGTGGATGGCAGAAGATCTTTTGCAGCAACCAAAGAGTGGCAGCAGTTTAGAAGAAGTTGGTTATAAATATTTTACTGATTTAGCTTCAAGATCATTTTTTCAACATTCTAACTCTGGTAAAAATTCATTTGTGATGCACGATCTCATACATGATTTAGCAATATTCTATGGTGGAAAGTTCTTTTCTAGAACCTTTGAACTAAAAAATGCAGCCAAGCATGATGCTTATCCTCGTCATCTTTCATATAAACTTTGCATTAGTGATTCGCTCTCAAAGTTCTTGGAGGCATGTGATAATTTACAACATGCAAGGACATTGTTGAAAATAAATGTTGGTACCCCCCATGATTCCTCAAATGAAATTGATCGTTGTCGCTTACTTGCACAGTTGAAGCACGTAAGGGTTTTGTCATTTAACTTTCATCCTTTTGAGCATATTTCATTTTCATTGCCGGATTCAATAGGTGATTTGATCCATTTGCGTTATTTGGATCTCTCTGGTACACCTATCGTGACATTGCCTGAGTCCATGAGTAACTTGTATAATTTACAAACATTGAAGTTGAGAGAGTGTGGAAACCTGAAAAAGCTTCCAAGCAAGATGCAAGATCTTGTAAATCTGCGCCATCTCGATATTACAAAGACTAAGTTAGAAGAGATGCCAAAAGGGATGAGCAAATTGAAAGAGTTGCAGATGTTAAGTTACTATATTGTTGGCAAGCATGAAGAGAATGGGATTGGGGAATTGGGAGAACTTGTAAATCTTCGAGGGTCATTTAGTATTGAGAAATTAGAGAATGTGGCTGATAGCAGTGAAGCTTGGAAGGCAAGGATGGTTGATAAGAAATACATCACTCATCTATATTTGTGGTGGTCATCAGGTGAAGATAGTGATATTGTTGATTCCCAAATCGAAAAAGATGTACTTGCCAAATTAGAACCTCACAAAGACTTGAAGAGGATAGTCATCTGGGGTTACAGAGGTACGATGTTTCCGGATTGGGTAGGGCAGTCTTTGTACCACAACATGACTGAGTTGGTGCTGAGTCGATGCAGGAATTGTTGGGTGCTTCCTTCACTTGGACAGTTACCCTCTCTGGAGACGCTAGTCATTAAAGAGCTCGACAAGCTGAAGAAGATTGGTGGGTCATTCTATAAGGGTGATGGAACTCGTCAGCATCAGGAGACACCCTTCCGATCCCTTAAAATTCTCATTATTGAAGAACTTCCTTGCTGGGAGGAATGGGAgtcatatgaatgtgatgatgatgatgatgcaccATTTCCGAAACTTGAGAAGCTCCGTATTTCTGACTGTCCTAAGTTAAGAGGAGATTTGCCCACTTTCCTTCCGTCTTTGAAATCACTCCACATTTCAGGATGCGAGGAGCTTGTTTGTTATCTGCCAAGAGCTCCCTCTATCCTCAATTTAGAAATAGATGGCAAACAGGAAGCAAGAATGCGGGACCAACCACTTTCCATGTTGGAGAAAGTAGTAATTAATGGAGAGCAGCTTGTGGATTCTCTGTTTGAGGCCATGACCCACACCCAACCAACCTCTCTCATAGAGCTAGAGATCTCAGGGTGCTCATCAGCCATATCATTTCCAGGGGATTCTTTGCCTCCTTTATTGAAACAGTTGCGGATCAATAACTGCAAGAATGTAGAATTCCCAATGCAACACCAACAACATCAGTCACTAAGGAGTCTTGGAATAGACAACAGCTGTGATTCGCTTACATCCTTCACATTGCCAGCGTTCCCGAATCTCAATGATCTGAGAATTGAAAGATGTGAAAATTTGACATCTCTGGAGCTGTCACACTCACAGTCCCTCCAATACTTGGTAATTGCAGAGTGCCCTAAGCTGGAGAAGATAATAAGGCTGCCTGGCTCTTTAAGGGAACTCAGAATCAGAAAATGTGGGTTGTTGGATGAAGGCATAGAGAGGAAGGACCCCAATTCCCACCTCCCCGTAATATTTGTTGATGGGAATATGATTGATAATTACTCAACATTTTAA